The DNA segment TTTCTTGCTCTGCTTCCACTGCTCTTTCTCCTGCAATGACTGATGATCCCTTGGTGGACAGAGACACATTATCAGAAATGAAGGAGCCTGGGAATAGTTGCAAAGAATATTGAGACCTAGGAGAGGTATTAGCCTCCATTCCAGCCAGAGCGGCCCCAACACTGGATGGTTCTGTAGGGAGCCTGGTCATCAACTTGCAATACCTCACAGAGCCAGCCTATATACCACTCTGAGCTTCCGCTGGAAACACTGCTCTCCAAGCTGTTGGGGAGAGAGGCAGAAGTGGCTAGTCTCTCCTGCTAGGACACCACTCAGGCTTTGGAACTGACAGAGTGGCTGACAGTTATCTTCCAACCCGAGCTGGCTGGGGCAGGACAAGGGCTAGGCTTGATGGTGGCCAGGCTTGCCTGCTCCCAGCCTGGGATGCCCCTGCTCTGGACCTCTCATTTCTcttcattggtttatttttcaaTGCATCTTTaatttgtaaagaaataaaaataaattaagatgtATCCAGTAGCGTCATTTTTCTCTGCCACGTATCACTTTCCCTCTAGTCCTTCCTGCCAGGACTAGCGGCTCTGGGGAAGTGGCCGGCTGAGCTGGCCGCTAAGCCGCGCATGCGCCACATGCCCCTGTGGCGTAGGACCCATCACTACTCAGAGCCAGGCGGGGACCGGTGCTGCGGGCGTCGGCCGCCAGAGTAGACATGGGGGCCGGCCGCCCGGGGTCTGTGCTTGCTGTCCTGGGAGTGCTTGGTGTCTGTGCGACCAGAGGCCCAGGACTCGCGGCGGAGGGGAAGACCGGCGGGGAGGCGGAGTGGGCGGAGCCGTGGGATGGCGCGGTTTTCCGGCCTCCCTCGGCGCTGGGCGCAGTGGGGGTGGCTCGCAGTCCGGGGGCCCCGCGGCCCGGGAGGGAGGAGGCGGTGGACCTGCCGGTGCTGCTGTGGTGGAGCCCGGGGCTGTTTCCTCACTTCCCGGGCGACTCGGAGCGCATCGAGTGCGCGCGCGGGGCGTGCGTGGCGTCCCGAGACCGACGGGTGCGGGGAGACTCGCGGACACGGGCGCTGCTCTTCTACGGCACCGACTTCCGCGCGTCCGAGGCGCCGCTTCCGCGCCTGGCGCACCAGAGCTGGGCGCTTCTGCACGAGGAGTCGCCCCTCAACAACTTCTTGCTGAGCCATGGTCCGGGCATTCGCCTCTTCAATCTTACCTCCACCTTCAGTCGCTACTCGGACTACCCGTTGCCGCTGCAGTGGCTGCCAGGGATCGCTTACCTGCGCCGCGCGGCACCTCCGCTCGAGGAGCGCTCAGAGTGGCGCCGCCGCGGCTATGCGCCGCTGCTCTATCTGCAGTCCCACTGCGACGTGCCTGCGGACCGAGACCGCTACGTGCGCGAGCTCATGCGCTACATTCCGGTGGGTGAGGGCCGGGCGGagcgggaaggggagggtggcGCGTGGGGCTGAGACCGGGACCCCTGGTGTCCTGGCCGACGTGCTGTACCCTCTTGATGGCCGTGCTCTACCCCTCTCAGGTGGACTCCTATGGGAAGTGCCTGCAGAATCGGGAGCTGCCCGCACCGCGGTTACGGGACACAGCCACAGCCACCACCGAGGATCCAGAGCTCTTGGCCTTCTTGTCCCGCTATAAATTCCATTTGGCTCTCGAAAATGCCATCTGCGACGACTACA comes from the Bos javanicus breed banteng chromosome 28, ARS-OSU_banteng_1.0, whole genome shotgun sequence genome and includes:
- the FUT11 gene encoding alpha-(1,3)-fucosyltransferase 11; its protein translation is MGAGRPGSVLAVLGVLGVCATRGPGLAAEGKTGGEAEWAEPWDGAVFRPPSALGAVGVARSPGAPRPGREEAVDLPVLLWWSPGLFPHFPGDSERIECARGACVASRDRRVRGDSRTRALLFYGTDFRASEAPLPRLAHQSWALLHEESPLNNFLLSHGPGIRLFNLTSTFSRYSDYPLPLQWLPGIAYLRRAAPPLEERSEWRRRGYAPLLYLQSHCDVPADRDRYVRELMRYIPVDSYGKCLQNRELPAPRLRDTATATTEDPELLAFLSRYKFHLALENAICDDYMTEKLWRPMHLGAVPVYRGSPSVRDWMPNNHSIILIDDFESPQKLAEFIDFLDKNDEEYMKYLAYKQPGGVTNQFLLDSLKQREWGVNDPLLPNYLNGFECFVCDHELARLDAEKAHAASPGNIPVPEPYIAQPSHMDCPVPTPGFGSVEEIPENDSWKEMWLQDYWQGLDQGEALTAMIHNNETLQGKFWDYLTEIFMKRNQNL